The nucleotide window GCCAATGATTCCAACCACCCAAGATGCAGTAGCATTAAAATAAACTAGAGAAATGATTAACAATATTCACCTAAAATTCATATGCTAGCACTGGCCTGCGAGTCATGCATCAACGAGAGTCAAGCCAACTGCCTAATAATCCACAAGAAAATGCATCAAGTAAAACTAAGCAAAGTCATAGAACATGGAGAGCCACTAGCATCAAATCTGACATATCATTGTTGATATTTCTTAGAtaaacaagcaacaatcagcaaTCAGAAAATCATTAAAGCTCACCTTCTCCGCAATCCCAATCATTATAAAGGCAAAATGGTTAAGCATCCATCCAAAGTTGTAGACATACTACAGGTGTTGCCTACCCCACAAACTGTTACACGGCATTAGCTTGTAGACGTCAGAGTACTACAAGTAGAGACGCTCGTCACATAGGTTCCACAAGTAACAAATCACATGATATACTTGAAAATCACCAATTTGGTTTTAAAGCAAGACAAGAAAGACTGTATTATAAACCTGACCAACCAGCAAATATCATATCTAGCCAAATTCACCATGGCACGAAACTATAGACATTTCACTAAAGCAACCAGACTGTACGGAGGAAATCTTCAATGCAGGGCCCACAATACGTACTCAAGTGGCACGGCCTCTGATAACATCAAGACCCATTTCAGTAGGATCAGTGGCTTGCAACTCGACCTGAATACCGTCAAGCTCCCTCCTGAATCTATCCTTTGAACTAGCATAAAGCATCTTACTCCTCACCCTCGCGATATCAGGAGACCTTCACAAAACATAACAGTAAATATTTGACTATTCAAAAGTAAAACAACAAGATtctttgttgaaaaaaaaaataatgcaaaGCTTACCATGCGATGAAGAAAATCTTGCTTTTCTGGCAATTCTCTTCTGTTACAAAGTCGAAGTCATAGATGGCATAGCGGCACTCGTTCGCAGGAAGGCTTGCAGCAAAATCCTCATAGCTCTGGCCAGGCTCCCCAAGCTTTTCTACAATAACCTGCTTGAGTTTCTCGTCTATTTTGTAGACAATGAATCGGTGGGTCCGCTTCGCCTTCAATTCCAAGAATTTGAGCTTGCAGTCATCATTCACAGCCATTCCTGACGCCGCATTCGCCTACAATAAAATAAACAGAAATCCATACAATACAAGCCATGTGATCTCAGAAACCATGGGATCTGATAAGTCTGAAATCTAATCACAGCCTCAAATTACATAAATCAAATACAACTAATGTAAACAGATCTGTGGATACACTAACAGAAAGCTAAAAAACCAAATGCAAATCTTCCATTTCACAGATCGCTTGAGAATTACAGTTCGAATTATATTCCTGAGAATCTACAGGATTTCATCCGATTGAAAGAATCATCCAGACAAATACAAAGATGCACGGCATCTACGTCTATGTTAAGTCCGAAATTCCCACCACCGGCGGGAATTCTAAGAACCTCAATCCACACATGATCAGCTGAAACAAATCAACGATCGGAGCTCGACAATCAACCCGAAATATCATCAGATCTAACGGTCTGCAATAATCAGATACAAATTCATCGAGATCGCACGAATTTGAGAGAGGTCGACTGAAATCAGCTCCAACAAGCAAATCTACGCACAGATCGGGCCCAAAAAGTCCAGGAAAAATCAAACCCTCGGTGAAAAAGAcggaaaaagatagaaaaatcttACCATTTTTTTAGGATTTGATGATCGGAGGTGGAGAAAGGAGAGCGAGAAGAGGGATTTTCGAGGAAATCTAGGGCacggaggagagagagaaaagctcgGTCCGATGTCAGGGACTTGGGAAAGGCATCTGATGAGAAAAAGAAGGGAAATGAAATGAATGGAGATGGTGGCGTGCGAGAGATCCCATAAATAAGACGGATTATGCGTCCTCGATCGAGGATAAAACTGTATGTACACGGTTTTTTATTTGTACAAGGTGGAGCCCGTGGTTcatgatccaggccgttgatatCAAAGGCGAGGAGCAAAGTGCTGCCCTTTTGTCTGTTCTAAGTAAATGAACGGCCAGGGAGATATCCACGTTCAACTAAGAAATGTTCTAGATTGGTGCTAGGATCTTATAATCTCTCTAGTGTTTTGTGCATGAttcatccatggtggggtccagcatttcaatggtttggattgctgtGACATAGGCCCAGCTGCACAAATTTAAAACTCGAGTACAATGCATCGAGATTACAAGATTAATCAATTACCGTGGGGAATGATAGCTGTATCGCTCATCTGAAATAGTCGAGTAATAGCTCCACACACGTGGTGATACGTAACACATGTGAGAGATCTGGAGCTTTCTTCTGGAGTGTCCCGGATGAATGTTCTCGAATTAAAAATATTTCCGGTCAACTTATAAGATATGCACAGGTGTTCATataccaacggtccacattcaactcagGTATGTGCCCCTCATTACCAATAATCAAGACTATATTTCGGGATCCGAATCTGAAATCCATAGGCCAGTCTAATGAACGTCACGGATATTTCATACTGGCACTAAATTCACATATAATGGGCGCATGTGTTTTGTGCATCTTCATGCGCTGCTGCAAAGAGTATCAGTCTTGAGGTGGcatgagagcggattaggtgagacccaggccTTACCCAGAACGgtacggcccttaccgtggggcccaccttgatttatataatctatatccacgccttccatacatttttaaagattattttaagtcatttaaaaataaataatatccaatcatcaggtggaccacaccataggaagcaatggtgagTGAATGCCCTACCATGAAAATTTTCTTAGGGCGTGACTTAATGTTTCtatagtttttattttccatcgaatctgttgataaagttacaTGAGACTGGATGAagctaaaaaaacaaatatcagtttcatccagAACTTTTttagcccattaatggtcaataacaAATATTTACTAATTTATGGTCATCTTGATAATCGGATCTAATTCATTTTCGGTGTAATGGCCTAAAtctatctgaaaaaatggattaaGGGAgtagatatataatatatacatcaatgtgggcccacggTATGGGCCGTACCGTCTTGGGTTAGTCCGGCGTCTCACGTAATCGGCTGCCAGTGGTCATACAACAGCAGCGAGAAAGTGCGGCACGCCAATGGTGAGCTGACAAGCATGCGTAAGCTGGAAAATGAAGTGGACGCGAATTTCGGAAGTAGATTGCCTGGtgcaccagctatacagctgctccggtgagttatgtgttatattcaaaccgtatGAGTGGCTCGTCTTAACTTAatacaaaaataagacaaatataatt belongs to Magnolia sinica isolate HGM2019 chromosome 8, MsV1, whole genome shotgun sequence and includes:
- the LOC131252979 gene encoding actin-depolymerizing factor 7-like → MANAASGMAVNDDCKLKFLELKAKRTHRFIVYKIDEKLKQVIVEKLGEPGQSYEDFAASLPANECRYAIYDFDFVTEENCQKSKIFFIAWSPDIARVRSKMLYASSKDRFRRELDGIQVELQATDPTEMGLDVIRGRAT